Proteins encoded by one window of Fusarium graminearum PH-1 chromosome 1, whole genome shotgun sequence:
- a CDS encoding glutamate-cysteine ligase, translated as MGLLALGTALDWPDAKKRAPQVREWGIKQLLEIWNKAKGKERDALLWGDEVEYLVVVYSEDNKRVLLSLRQAQILEALAADKDLKKQGGCVPELQEPTTTEKKTERTIPVFHPEFGRFMLEATPGKPWGIGFKELLDVEPDMKLRRKIAKEHMLSTEYPITLTTYPQIGVPGQFTDPYFPPSGPRLRSQFVPDEIANPHIRFPTLAANIRSRRGRKVQVNVPIFHDKNTPKPWKDPTVNLAKYDWPEDDDVRNGAAPDDFIHMDAMAFGMGSCCLQITFQAKNITEGRMLYDQLSPLGPIMLALTAATPVYKGFVANTDVRWNQISRAVDCRTPEELGEKPLTEGVRRIPKSRYASNSTYIAIDPRLRNEYLDPDLVYDSDIKRQLLEGGMDDRLATHFAHLFIRDPIVVFEEDLQELDLNKTDHFENIQSTNWQHMRFKPPPADNSIGWRVEFRSMEIQITDFENAAFSVFMVLVTRAILSFDLNFYIPIKKVDENMERAHEVDAVLKEKFYFRRNPFPSRPSRANTTFGDDSRPGSAHPSRPPSPGGPVEHEFEEMTVNDIINGSESGEFPGLIPIVESYLDSVNVDVSTRCHLSTYLDLISKRARGDLDTTARWIRNFIDIHPKYNHDSVVNDEINHDLIGAVIAIGERETAGRNFAGLGIHGLERLLNGFRGGCGGGSSNGSNGNSHAAETETVNGSLKRKSEWIDGQEVMAS; from the exons atggGCCTCTT GGCTTTGGGAACGGCCCTCGACTGGCCTGACGCCAAAAAGCGTGCCCCTCAAGTTAGAGAATGGGGTATCAAG CAACTGTTGGAGATATGGAACAAAGCCAAGGGTAAAGAGCGCGATGCTCTTCTCTGGGGTGATGAGGTCGAATATCTTGTTGTAGTTTACTCCGAGGACAACAAGCGAGTGCTGCTGTCTCTCCGTCAGGCACAGATTCTTGAAGCATTGGCCGCAGACAAAGacctcaagaagcaaggcGGTTGCGTCCCGGAACTTCAAGAGCCGACCACAACTGAAAAGAAGAC GGAAAGAACTATTCCTGTTTTCCATCCCGAGTTTGGTCGCTTCATGTTGGAAGCCACTCCCGGCAAGCCTTGGGGCATCGGCTTCAAGGAACTTCTCGACGTGGAACCTGATAtgaagctgaggaggaagattGCCAAGGAGCACATGCTCTCCACAGAGTATCCCATCACACTGACTACTTACCCCCAGATCGGCGTGCCTGGACAGTTCACCGATCCCTATTTCCCACCTTCAGGACCCCGTCTCCGCTCTCAGTTTGTCCCCGATGAGATCGCCAACCCCCATATCAGATTCCCAACTCTAGCAGCCAACATTCGTTCTCGGCGAGGCCGCAAGGTTCAGGTTAATGTTCCCATCTTTCACGACAAGAACACACCAAAACCCTGGAAGGATCCCACTGTGAACCTTGCCAAGTATGACTGGcccgaagacgacgatgTGCGGAATGGAGCTGCCCCTGACGACTTTATCCACATGGACGCCATGGCTTTCGGAATGGGCAGTTGTTGTCTCCAGATCACCTTCCAGGCTAAGAATATCACCGAAGGACGAATGCTATACGACCAACTGAGTCCTCTTGGTCCCATTATGCTGGCATTGACCGCCGCGACACCCGTCTATAAGGGCTTTGTTGCCAACACAGACGTGCGATGGAACCAGATTAGCCGCGCTGTTGACTGTCGAACACCAGAAGAGTTGGGAGAAAAG CCTCTTACAGAAGGTGTCAGGAGAATACCAAAGTCGCGGTATGCATCCAACTCGACATATATCGCCATCGATCCACGATTGAGAAATGAATACCTCGATCCAGATCTGGTGTACGACTCGGACATCAAACGCCAACTCCTTGAAGGCGGCATGGATGATCGCTTGGCCACCCATTTCGCTCATCTCTTCATCCGTGATCCtattgttgtctttgaggagGATCTCCAAGAGTTGGATCTCAACAAGACGGACCATTTCGAGAACATCCAGTCAACCAACTGGCAGCATATGCGATTTAAGCCACCACCTGCTGACAACAGCATCGGCTGGCGAGTCGAGTTCCGCTCTATGGAGATCCAGATCACAGACTTTGAGAATGCCGCATTCTCGGTGTTTATGGTCCTAGTCACGCGTGCAATTCTGTCGTTTGACCTGAACTTTTACATCcccatcaagaaggtcgacGAAAACATGGAGCGTGCGCACGAGGTGGATGCCgtcttgaaggagaagtttTACTTCCGACGTAACCCTTTCCCCAGCCGCCCCTCCAGAGCAAACACCACGTTCGGTGACGATAGTCGACCCGGATCAGCTCATCCTAGTCGACCCCCATCCCCTGGTGGTCCCGTAGAGCACGAGTTTGAGGAAATGACCGTcaatgatatcatcaacggATCTGAGTCGGGCGAGTTTCCTGGCCTGATCCCCATCGTCGAGAGCTACCTCGATAGCGTGAACGTCGATGTTTCGACTAGATGCCACCTGTCCACATACCTCGACCTGATCTCCAAGCGAGCGCGAGGAGATCTTGACACCACAGCCCGATGGATCCGCAACTTTATTGATATACACCCCAAATACAACCATGACAGTGTAGTCAATGACGAGATCAACCATGATCTTATCGGCGCCGTCATTGCCATCGGTGAGCGAGAGACGGCCGGCCGCAACTTTGCGGGACTCGGCATTCACGGTCTCGAACGATTGCTCAATGGTTTCCGAGGAGGTTGCGGCGGCGGATCAAGCAACGGCTCAAACGGGAACTCACACGCGGCAGAGACAGAAACTGTCAACGGCTCCCTTAAACGAAAGAGCGAGTGGATCGATGGCCAAGAAGTGATGGCATCgtga